From Streptomyces sp. TLI_053, a single genomic window includes:
- the glgX gene encoding glycogen debranching protein GlgX has translation MASGQESAAAVRAHAPATVNGHRAHGHPGERPDGAPPWPGSRLPLGARFHPGPDGRPGTNFALWAGGAEAVDLCLFDEDGRESRLRLTEQDAHTWHGFVPGVLPGTRYGYRVHGRWDPWTGARWNPAKLLLDPYARAIDGGYTAHDAVCSAVRNWPEAEVADTVRDNRDSAPYVPRAVVVRDDDDWSDDHRPKTPWAETVLYELHVRGFTRRHPDVPPELRGTYAGLAHPAAIAHLTGLGVTAVELLPVHHHVSEDHLQARGLVNYWGYNTVGYFAPHAGYSAAGSRGGQVGEFKRMVRALHAAGIEVILDVVYNHTADGAELGPALLLRGIDNAGYYRLPPNRPRGYADYTGCGNSLDTRRPQVVRLITDSLRYWVHEMGVDGFRFDLAATLARGADGGVTMEHPLLSAVAQDPLLSRVKLIAEPWDVGPGGYQVGGFPPPWAEWNDRYRDTVRDFWRGARPDVRELGYRLSGSSDLYQRDGRRPYASVNYVTAHDGFTLRDLVSYDRKHNEANGEANRDGTDDNRSWNHGAEGESADPAVTALRRRQLRNLTATLLLSAGVPMITAGDEFGRTQGGNNNAYCQDNEVSWLDWSLLDDPAWRSLHDFTARLVRLRRDHPVLRQRAFFSGRATAPGGRPDLAWFTPLGKEMTEADWFAPTAAVGMLLAGTAMSERDTRGRPLLDDSFLLLLNAGPEPVPFVLPGTPRAGDGSGYETVVDTAAADGGPAGRHLPGDPVPLGARALHLLRAVP, from the coding sequence ATGGCGTCAGGGCAGGAGTCGGCGGCCGCCGTGCGCGCGCACGCCCCCGCGACCGTCAACGGGCACCGCGCGCACGGACACCCCGGCGAGCGGCCGGACGGCGCACCGCCCTGGCCCGGCAGCCGGCTGCCGCTCGGCGCCCGCTTCCACCCGGGCCCGGACGGCCGCCCCGGCACCAACTTCGCGCTCTGGGCCGGCGGCGCCGAGGCCGTCGACCTCTGCCTCTTCGACGAGGACGGCCGGGAGAGCCGGCTGCGCCTCACCGAGCAGGACGCCCACACCTGGCACGGCTTCGTGCCCGGGGTCCTGCCCGGCACCCGGTACGGCTACCGGGTGCACGGCCGCTGGGACCCGTGGACCGGCGCCCGGTGGAACCCGGCCAAACTGCTGCTCGACCCCTACGCCCGGGCGATCGACGGCGGCTACACCGCGCACGACGCGGTCTGCTCCGCCGTCCGCAACTGGCCCGAGGCCGAGGTCGCCGACACCGTCCGGGACAACCGCGACTCCGCCCCGTACGTGCCCAGAGCCGTGGTGGTCCGGGACGACGACGACTGGTCCGACGACCACCGGCCGAAGACCCCCTGGGCCGAGACCGTCCTCTACGAGCTGCACGTGCGGGGCTTCACCCGCCGCCACCCCGACGTCCCGCCCGAGCTGCGCGGTACCTACGCCGGACTCGCCCACCCGGCGGCGATCGCCCACCTCACCGGTCTGGGCGTCACCGCGGTCGAGCTGCTCCCGGTCCACCACCACGTCAGCGAGGACCACCTCCAGGCCCGCGGCCTGGTCAACTACTGGGGCTACAACACGGTCGGCTACTTCGCCCCGCACGCCGGCTACTCCGCCGCCGGCTCGCGCGGCGGCCAGGTCGGCGAGTTCAAGCGGATGGTCCGGGCCCTGCACGCCGCCGGCATCGAGGTGATCCTCGACGTCGTCTACAACCACACCGCCGACGGGGCCGAACTCGGCCCCGCGCTGCTGCTGCGGGGCATTGACAACGCCGGCTACTACCGGCTGCCGCCCAACCGCCCCCGCGGCTACGCCGACTACACCGGCTGCGGCAACAGCCTGGACACCCGTCGCCCCCAGGTCGTCCGGCTGATCACCGACTCGCTGCGCTACTGGGTGCACGAGATGGGCGTGGACGGCTTCCGGTTCGACCTCGCCGCCACCCTCGCCCGCGGCGCCGACGGCGGCGTCACGATGGAGCACCCGCTGCTCTCCGCGGTGGCCCAGGACCCGCTGCTCAGCCGGGTGAAGCTGATCGCCGAACCCTGGGACGTCGGCCCGGGCGGCTACCAGGTGGGCGGGTTCCCGCCGCCCTGGGCCGAGTGGAACGACCGCTACCGCGACACCGTGCGGGACTTCTGGCGCGGCGCCCGCCCGGACGTCCGGGAGCTCGGTTACCGGCTCTCCGGCTCCTCCGACCTCTACCAGCGGGACGGCCGCCGCCCGTACGCCTCCGTCAACTACGTGACCGCGCACGACGGGTTCACCCTGCGCGACCTCGTCTCCTACGACCGCAAGCACAACGAGGCCAACGGCGAGGCCAACCGGGACGGCACCGACGACAACCGGTCCTGGAACCACGGCGCCGAGGGGGAGAGCGCCGACCCCGCCGTCACCGCCCTGCGCCGGCGCCAGCTGCGCAACCTCACCGCCACCCTGCTGCTCTCCGCCGGGGTCCCGATGATCACCGCGGGGGACGAGTTCGGCCGCACCCAGGGCGGCAACAACAACGCCTACTGCCAGGACAACGAGGTGAGCTGGCTGGACTGGTCGCTGCTGGACGACCCGGCCTGGCGGAGCCTGCACGACTTCACCGCCCGGCTGGTCCGGCTCCGGCGCGACCACCCGGTGCTGCGGCAGCGGGCGTTCTTCTCCGGCCGCGCCACCGCCCCCGGCGGGCGGCCCGACCTGGCCTGGTTCACCCCGCTCGGCAAGGAGATGACAGAGGCCGACTGGTTCGCGCCGACCGCCGCCGTGGGCATGCTGCTGGCCGGCACCGCGATGTCGGAACGGGACACCCGCGGCCGCCCGCTGCTCGACGACAGCTTCCTGCTGCTGCTCAACGCCGGCCCCGAACCGGTCCCCTTCGTCCTGCCCGGCACTCCCCGGGCGGGTGACGGCAGCGGCTACGAGACCGTGGTCGACACGGCGGCGGCGGACGGCGGGCCCGCCGGGCGGCACCTCCCCGGCGACCCGGTCCCGCTCGGCGCCCGCGCCCTGCACCTGCTCCGGGCCGTTCCCTGA
- a CDS encoding ABC transporter ATP-binding protein — protein sequence MTTTVEPAATRTDPAAPDQEELPAPPADEEDIPVPPGAPRALLRSLLGPHRGRIATAMAVILLQQAALQAGPLLVAFAMDRGIPALREHDSGPLVAVVVAYLGCALLGTLLQWAFIKISARVNQDILLDLRGRIFRHAQRLSLDFHERYTSGRIISRATSDVDALRELLSEGLQELLTVFLSVCSISVVLLVLDWRLGLASLASFLPLWLIARSFRRRSRRVYRRSRTAAASLIVRFTETMNGIRPVKAFRRERANNAAFGVVNRQSATATADGLLEIARYVGLSRGTANAWTTGVLLLGAWLVTDGAVELGVLTAFVLYLRRLFDPIDQLAMFLNSYQSAAAALEKIAGLLAHEPTVAEPTEPKQLPATPVTGREVRFEKTQFAYRTGKEVLPPFDLVLPAGQTVAVVGATGAGKSTVAKLLARFYDPTEGRITLDGVDLRDLAGPELRRGVVMVTQESFLFSGTVAENIAIGRPGATRAEVEEAARAIGAHAFVAELPDGYDTDVRKRGGRISAGQRQLVAFARALLADPAVLILDEATSSLDVPGEQAVQRAMRTVLAGRTAVIIAHRLSTVEIADRVLVMEQGRIVEDGSPRELIDGAGRFARLHRAWRDSLV from the coding sequence ATGACCACCACCGTCGAACCCGCCGCCACGCGCACCGACCCGGCCGCACCGGACCAGGAGGAGCTGCCCGCCCCGCCCGCCGACGAGGAGGACATCCCCGTCCCACCGGGCGCGCCGCGCGCGCTGCTGCGCTCGCTGCTCGGCCCGCACCGGGGCCGGATCGCCACCGCCATGGCGGTGATCCTGCTCCAGCAGGCCGCGCTGCAGGCCGGACCGCTGCTGGTGGCCTTCGCGATGGACCGGGGCATCCCCGCACTGCGGGAGCACGACTCCGGGCCGCTGGTCGCGGTGGTGGTCGCCTACCTGGGCTGCGCGCTGCTCGGCACCCTGCTCCAGTGGGCCTTCATCAAGATCAGTGCCCGGGTCAACCAGGACATCCTGCTGGACCTGCGCGGGCGGATCTTCCGGCACGCCCAGCGGCTCAGCCTGGACTTCCACGAGCGCTACACCTCCGGCCGGATCATCTCCCGCGCCACCAGCGACGTGGACGCGCTGCGCGAGCTGCTCTCGGAGGGCCTCCAGGAGCTGCTGACGGTCTTCCTCTCGGTCTGTTCCATCTCGGTCGTCCTGCTGGTGCTGGACTGGCGGCTCGGCCTGGCCTCACTGGCCTCCTTCCTGCCGCTGTGGCTGATCGCCCGCTCGTTCCGCCGCCGCTCGCGCCGGGTCTACCGGCGCTCGCGCACCGCCGCGGCCTCGCTGATCGTCCGCTTCACCGAGACCATGAACGGCATCCGCCCGGTCAAGGCCTTCCGCCGCGAGCGGGCCAACAACGCGGCGTTCGGCGTGGTGAACCGGCAGTCGGCCACCGCCACCGCGGACGGCCTGCTGGAGATCGCCCGGTACGTCGGCCTCTCCCGGGGGACGGCCAACGCGTGGACCACCGGGGTGCTGCTGCTGGGCGCCTGGCTGGTCACCGACGGCGCCGTCGAGCTGGGCGTACTGACCGCCTTCGTGCTCTACCTGCGCCGGCTGTTCGACCCGATCGACCAGCTGGCGATGTTCCTGAACAGCTACCAGTCGGCCGCCGCCGCGCTGGAGAAGATCGCCGGCCTGCTGGCCCACGAACCGACCGTCGCCGAGCCGACGGAGCCGAAGCAGCTGCCGGCCACCCCGGTGACGGGCCGGGAGGTGCGCTTCGAGAAGACGCAGTTCGCGTACCGCACCGGCAAGGAGGTGCTGCCGCCGTTCGACCTGGTGCTGCCCGCCGGGCAGACCGTCGCCGTGGTCGGCGCCACCGGGGCCGGCAAGTCGACGGTGGCCAAGCTGCTGGCCCGGTTCTACGACCCGACCGAGGGCCGGATCACCCTGGACGGGGTGGACCTGCGCGACCTCGCCGGTCCCGAGCTGCGGCGCGGGGTGGTGATGGTGACCCAGGAGTCCTTCCTGTTCTCCGGCACCGTCGCCGAGAACATCGCGATCGGCCGGCCCGGCGCCACCCGGGCCGAGGTCGAGGAGGCGGCCCGGGCGATCGGGGCGCACGCCTTCGTCGCCGAGCTGCCGGACGGCTACGACACCGATGTGCGCAAGCGCGGCGGGCGGATCTCGGCGGGCCAGCGGCAGCTGGTGGCCTTCGCCCGCGCGCTGCTCGCCGACCCGGCGGTGCTGATCCTGGACGAGGCCACCAGCTCGCTGGACGTGCCCGGCGAGCAGGCGGTGCAGCGGGCGATGCGCACCGTGCTGGCCGGACGGACGGCCGTGATCATCGCCCACCGCCTCTCCACCGTGGAGATCGCGGACCGGGTGCTGGTGATGGAGCAGGGCCGGATCGTGGAGGACGGCAGCCCGCGGGAGCTGATCGACGGCGCCGGGCGCTTCGCGCGGTTGCACCGGGCCTGGCGGGACAGCCTGGTCTGA
- a CDS encoding Ig-like domain-containing protein, with protein MKQVRAADAAIRTTVTSRRLRRSAVALAMGGVLLLTAACNSGGDDKAAGGGDATATAGAADAGAAGGGTPAPGQTSAAPKTSAAVLNVEPKDGSQDVAPDGALKVGVTGGKLTAVEVTDKEGKPVAGAIAADGSGWKPSAPLAVGMAYKVNAQATDAEGLVAASTTSFTTLTPAKKISTNDNIADNGTYGVGMIVSVVFNKDVKNKDAVLQGITFEASDGTTVKGHWFGTKRLDFRPEKYWNPGTKVVIKYRLKNVEVSPGVYGDIDKDEPFTVGRSQVSVADSATHQMTVTRGAESHTVPVTLGDEKNPSWNGTMVVMSKEKVTRMNSQTVGLGGEYDIPDVPHAMRLTNSGTFVHGNYWANPFGKTNASHGCISMQDEKGGSDASVAGKFFNDSMIGDVITIKNSKEKVVSPDNGLGGWNIAWANW; from the coding sequence GTGAAGCAGGTTAGGGCGGCCGACGCCGCGATACGTACCACTGTCACCAGCCGCCGTCTGCGCCGGAGCGCGGTGGCGTTGGCGATGGGCGGGGTGCTGCTGCTCACCGCGGCCTGCAACAGCGGGGGCGACGACAAGGCCGCCGGCGGGGGTGACGCGACCGCCACCGCTGGCGCCGCCGACGCCGGCGCCGCGGGCGGGGGGACGCCGGCGCCCGGCCAGACCTCCGCCGCGCCGAAGACCTCGGCCGCCGTGCTGAACGTCGAGCCCAAGGACGGCTCCCAGGACGTCGCCCCGGACGGCGCGCTCAAGGTCGGGGTGACCGGCGGCAAGCTCACCGCGGTCGAGGTGACCGACAAGGAGGGCAAGCCGGTCGCGGGTGCCATCGCCGCGGACGGCAGCGGCTGGAAGCCCAGCGCCCCGCTGGCCGTCGGCATGGCGTACAAGGTGAACGCCCAGGCCACCGACGCCGAGGGCCTGGTGGCCGCGTCGACCACCTCGTTCACCACGCTGACCCCGGCGAAGAAGATCTCCACCAACGACAACATCGCCGACAACGGGACCTACGGCGTCGGCATGATCGTCTCGGTGGTCTTCAACAAGGACGTCAAGAACAAGGACGCGGTCCTCCAGGGCATCACCTTCGAGGCCAGCGACGGCACCACCGTGAAGGGCCACTGGTTCGGCACCAAGCGGCTGGACTTCCGCCCCGAGAAGTACTGGAACCCGGGCACCAAGGTCGTCATCAAGTACCGCCTGAAGAACGTCGAGGTCTCGCCGGGCGTCTACGGCGACATCGACAAGGACGAGCCGTTCACCGTCGGCCGCTCCCAGGTCTCGGTGGCCGACTCGGCCACCCACCAGATGACGGTGACCCGGGGCGCCGAGAGCCACACCGTGCCGGTGACCCTGGGCGACGAGAAGAACCCCTCCTGGAACGGCACCATGGTGGTGATGTCCAAGGAGAAGGTCACCCGGATGAACTCGCAGACCGTCGGCCTCGGCGGCGAGTACGACATCCCGGACGTGCCGCACGCGATGCGGCTGACCAACTCGGGCACCTTCGTGCACGGCAACTACTGGGCCAACCCCTTCGGCAAGACCAACGCCAGCCACGGCTGCATCTCGATGCAGGACGAGAAGGGCGGCAGCGACGCCTCGGTGGCCGGCAAGTTCTTCAACGACTCGATGATCGGTGACGTGATCACCATCAAGAACTCCAAGGAGAAGGTCGTCTCCCCCGACAACGGCCTGGGCGGCTGGAACATCGCCTGGGCGAACTGGTAG
- a CDS encoding Ig-like domain-containing protein, with product MKSIRKVVAAGLVGGALVLTSACGGSGGGTAARAELGAAGTAGVPASAAPTGGQAAGAPAAGAAAGTATAAPKVSQAVVEIQPRSGAVDVAPDGSLKVAVSGGKLTTVKVSDRTGKEVAGTLAADGASWSPSGPLAVGTAYQVSALAADAGGAVASADSSFTTLTPEREAKAGDNIQDNATYGVGMIVSVTFDKDVKNKDAVARGISFETSDGTVLKGHWFGSRRLDFRPEKYWNPGTKVVVKYRLKSVEIAPGVYGGVDRDEPFTIGRSQVSTVDAKTHRMTVVRDGQSSVVEITSGSTEHPTWNGTMVVMSKEGVVRMQSSTLPGMTGAPYDLQVPHSMRLTDTGTYVHGNYWSNAFGEDNVSHGCVGLKDVKGGGAATSAGQFYDGSIIGDVVTVQNSARGQVAPDNGLSGWNMDWSAW from the coding sequence GTGAAGTCGATACGCAAGGTGGTGGCCGCGGGGCTGGTCGGCGGGGCGCTGGTGCTGACCAGTGCCTGCGGGGGGAGCGGGGGCGGGACGGCCGCCAGGGCCGAGCTGGGGGCCGCCGGGACCGCGGGGGTCCCGGCGTCCGCCGCCCCGACCGGCGGGCAGGCGGCCGGGGCTCCGGCCGCCGGTGCCGCCGCCGGTACCGCCACCGCCGCTCCCAAGGTCTCGCAGGCCGTGGTGGAGATCCAGCCGAGGAGCGGCGCCGTGGACGTCGCCCCGGACGGTTCGCTCAAGGTCGCGGTGTCCGGCGGGAAGCTCACCACGGTCAAGGTGAGCGACCGGACCGGCAAGGAGGTGGCCGGCACCCTCGCCGCCGACGGGGCCAGCTGGAGCCCGTCCGGCCCGCTGGCGGTCGGTACCGCGTACCAGGTGAGCGCGCTGGCGGCGGACGCCGGCGGTGCGGTCGCCTCGGCCGACAGCAGCTTCACCACGCTGACGCCCGAGCGGGAGGCGAAGGCCGGCGACAACATCCAGGACAACGCCACCTACGGCGTCGGCATGATCGTCTCGGTCACCTTCGACAAGGACGTCAAGAACAAGGACGCGGTGGCCCGCGGCATCTCCTTCGAGACCAGCGACGGCACCGTGCTGAAGGGCCACTGGTTCGGCAGCCGCCGGCTGGACTTCCGTCCGGAGAAGTACTGGAACCCGGGCACCAAGGTGGTCGTGAAGTACCGGCTGAAGAGCGTGGAGATCGCGCCGGGCGTCTACGGGGGCGTCGACCGGGACGAGCCCTTCACTATCGGGCGATCCCAGGTTTCGACCGTTGACGCCAAGACGCACCGGATGACGGTGGTCCGGGACGGGCAGAGCTCGGTCGTGGAGATCACCTCCGGCTCGACCGAGCACCCGACCTGGAACGGCACCATGGTGGTGATGTCCAAGGAGGGCGTGGTGCGGATGCAGTCCAGCACCCTGCCCGGGATGACCGGCGCCCCCTACGACCTGCAGGTCCCGCACTCCATGCGGCTCACCGACACCGGCACCTACGTGCACGGCAACTACTGGAGCAACGCCTTCGGCGAGGACAACGTCAGCCACGGCTGCGTGGGTCTGAAGGACGTCAAGGGCGGCGGAGCGGCCACCTCGGCGGGGCAGTTCTACGACGGCTCGATCATCGGGGACGTGGTCACGGTGCAGAACTCCGCCCGCGGACAGGTCGCGCCGGACAACGGCCTCAGCGGCTGGAACATGGACTGGAGCGCCTGGTAG
- a CDS encoding Ig-like domain-containing protein translates to MRPRGRMWARRLAAAVCCLAVLAGCSGGGGAPGSTSADAVRAEPSGPPPVSRASITALPADDTQNLPPEGPVRVSVAQGRLVSVRLADSRGGEVPGSLSADGTGWAPDGPLPLGTKFTLDAVAEDDQGQRAVQHADFSTMARAHTFVAFFTPEDGSTVGVGMPVSLRFSRPVTDRAAVERAIAVTADPPVEVAAHWFGGQRLDFRPRAYWAPGTKVAVALRLKDVQGAPGEFGTQNKDVRFTVGRPQVSTVDLDAHTLTVRAGQGGRVVRTLKVSGGDAKHTTYRGVLVVSEKYRVTRMNSQTVGMGDEYDIKDVPHAMRLTNSGTFVHGNYWADPSVFGTANTSHGCIGLADAKGGTSGETPAGWLFEHTIPGDVLEVRASTGDTVPPSNGLNGWNLPWAQWVAGSALQPGASPSGAPAAGPGAAASPVASPPASPSASQGPSPTGAPGPVPSPSPGLPPGASPAVPPTPSPGSRR, encoded by the coding sequence ATGCGGCCCCGAGGACGGATGTGGGCACGGCGGCTGGCGGCGGCGGTCTGCTGCCTGGCCGTGCTGGCCGGGTGCTCCGGCGGTGGCGGTGCGCCGGGGAGCACGAGCGCGGACGCCGTCCGGGCGGAGCCGTCCGGCCCGCCGCCGGTCTCCCGGGCGTCGATCACCGCGCTGCCGGCCGACGACACCCAGAACCTGCCGCCCGAGGGCCCGGTCCGGGTGAGCGTCGCCCAGGGCCGGCTGGTGTCCGTGCGGCTGGCGGACAGCCGGGGCGGCGAGGTGCCGGGATCGCTCTCCGCGGACGGCACCGGCTGGGCGCCGGACGGTCCGCTGCCGCTGGGCACGAAGTTCACCCTGGACGCGGTGGCCGAGGACGACCAGGGGCAGCGGGCGGTCCAGCACGCCGACTTCTCGACCATGGCCCGGGCGCACACCTTCGTCGCCTTCTTCACCCCCGAGGACGGCTCCACGGTCGGGGTGGGGATGCCGGTCTCGCTGCGGTTCAGCCGCCCGGTCACCGACCGGGCGGCGGTCGAGCGGGCGATCGCGGTGACCGCGGACCCGCCGGTGGAGGTGGCCGCGCACTGGTTCGGCGGCCAGCGGCTGGACTTCCGCCCCCGGGCGTACTGGGCACCCGGCACCAAGGTGGCGGTCGCGCTGCGGCTCAAGGACGTCCAGGGCGCCCCGGGCGAGTTCGGCACCCAGAACAAGGACGTCCGGTTCACCGTCGGCCGGCCGCAGGTCTCCACCGTCGACCTGGACGCCCACACCCTCACCGTCCGGGCCGGCCAGGGCGGCCGGGTGGTGCGCACCCTCAAGGTGTCCGGCGGGGACGCCAAGCACACGACCTACCGGGGCGTGCTGGTGGTGTCCGAGAAGTACCGGGTGACCAGGATGAACTCGCAGACCGTCGGGATGGGCGACGAGTACGACATCAAGGACGTGCCGCACGCGATGCGGCTGACCAACTCGGGCACCTTCGTGCACGGCAACTACTGGGCCGACCCGTCGGTGTTCGGCACCGCCAACACCAGCCACGGCTGCATCGGGCTGGCCGACGCCAAGGGCGGGACGAGCGGCGAGACGCCGGCGGGCTGGCTGTTCGAGCACACGATCCCGGGCGACGTGCTGGAGGTCAGGGCCTCGACGGGGGACACGGTGCCGCCGAGCAACGGACTGAACGGCTGGAACCTGCCCTGGGCGCAGTGGGTGGCCGGGAGCGCCCTGCAGCCGGGCGCGAGCCCCTCCGGTGCTCCGGCCGCCGGGCCGGGCGCCGCTGCGTCCCCGGTGGCGTCCCCGCCGGCATCGCCGAGCGCGTCGCAGGGTCCGTCGCCGACCGGGGCGCCGGGTCCGGTGCCGAGCCCTTCCCCGGGCCTCCCCCCGGGCGCTTCCCCGGCCGTCCCTCCGACTCCGTCCCCCGGTTCCAGGCGCTGA
- a CDS encoding ATP-binding protein: protein MVAEASWGSFQDSLAALERLSCDELERLYAGRLCDRTTPGEVRLPSRPETGPVARRLVLAVLDAWELHQHLEVCELLTSELVANAVRHAAGRTIGLQVVRKPGWLRVEVRDSSRALPCMILAEPLPVTERGRGLQVVDDLADRWGADLLPRGKGVWFELKVRERV, encoded by the coding sequence TTGGTCGCCGAAGCGTCGTGGGGGTCGTTCCAGGACTCCCTGGCGGCGCTGGAACGGCTCAGCTGCGACGAGCTGGAGCGGCTGTACGCCGGCAGGCTGTGCGACCGGACGACGCCGGGCGAGGTGCGGCTCCCGTCCCGGCCGGAGACCGGGCCGGTGGCGCGCCGGCTGGTGCTCGCGGTCCTGGACGCCTGGGAGCTGCACCAGCACCTGGAGGTGTGCGAGTTACTCACCAGCGAGCTGGTCGCCAACGCCGTGCGGCACGCCGCGGGGCGGACGATCGGGCTCCAGGTGGTGCGCAAACCGGGCTGGCTCCGGGTCGAGGTGCGGGACTCCTCGCGGGCACTGCCCTGCATGATCCTGGCGGAGCCGCTGCCGGTCACCGAGCGCGGGCGCGGGCTCCAGGTGGTCGACGACCTGGCTGACCGGTGGGGTGCCGACCTGCTGCCGCGCGGCAAGGGCGTCTGGTTCGAGCTGAAGGTCCGCGAGCGGGTCTGA
- a CDS encoding ABC transporter ATP-binding protein has translation MAENQAPDAAPDSATGSDPEPGSGPPAPRRSTVRSLLRLWPYVRPIRARLAVSVSAAMLASLSALMVPTVLGRIVDGPIAERDLDGLWAPAALLLVLGLAEAALFYTRRVVLARPLSGVETAMRGDLFAKLQRLPVSFHDRWGSGQLLSRATSDMYTMRLFLAFPLVFLIVNTVTFLVGTALMFTQDWRLALIVLGPAVPLLILTRRFEAGYSGAARRAQDQNGDLATVVEESVLGIRILKAFGRHRSMAERFREHSRQLRRTELRKAGLLANLWSVIVGLPELALGCALAVGVHLVAQDQLSAGTLVAFLSTALSLRWPVESLGWLLAYANEAATATDRFFEVLDEPEAEADGSPAGLPAGSADTQDGIRLTGVRFRYPDAPAGTPDLLRGVDLHIRSGETMALVGATGSGKTTLTALLPRLYEATGGSITLDGRDIREFDRTRLRELVAVAFEEPTLFSATVRENVLMGAPGADDERLRTALATAQAGFVEKLPEGVATEVGEQGLSLSGGQRQRLALARAVVGDPAFLVLDDPLSALDVHTEALVERALRQVLAATTALVVAHRPSTVLLADRVAVLAEGRIEAVGTHQELLRDSARYRELMSGEAALVPEGSTAR, from the coding sequence ATGGCCGAGAACCAAGCCCCCGACGCCGCCCCCGACTCCGCGACCGGCTCCGACCCCGAGCCCGGCAGCGGGCCGCCCGCCCCCCGCCGGTCGACGGTGCGCTCGCTGCTGCGCCTGTGGCCCTACGTCCGCCCGATCCGCGCCCGGCTGGCCGTCTCGGTCAGCGCCGCGATGCTGGCCTCGCTCAGCGCCCTGATGGTCCCGACCGTGCTCGGCCGGATCGTGGACGGCCCGATCGCCGAGCGCGACCTCGACGGCCTCTGGGCCCCGGCGGCACTGCTGCTCGTGCTCGGCCTCGCCGAGGCCGCCCTGTTCTACACCCGCCGGGTGGTGCTGGCCCGGCCGCTGTCCGGCGTCGAGACGGCGATGCGCGGCGACCTCTTCGCCAAACTCCAGCGGCTGCCGGTGTCCTTCCACGACCGCTGGGGCTCCGGCCAGCTGCTCTCCCGCGCCACCTCCGACATGTACACCATGCGGCTGTTCCTGGCCTTCCCGCTGGTCTTCCTGATCGTCAACACGGTGACCTTCCTGGTCGGCACCGCGCTGATGTTCACCCAGGACTGGCGACTGGCACTGATCGTGCTGGGCCCGGCCGTCCCGCTGCTGATCCTCACCCGCCGCTTCGAGGCCGGCTACTCCGGCGCCGCCCGCCGCGCCCAGGACCAGAACGGCGACCTCGCCACCGTGGTCGAGGAGTCCGTGCTCGGCATCCGGATCCTCAAGGCCTTCGGCCGCCACCGCTCGATGGCGGAACGTTTCCGCGAGCACTCCCGGCAGCTGCGCCGTACCGAGCTGCGGAAGGCCGGGCTGCTCGCCAACCTGTGGTCGGTCATCGTCGGCCTGCCCGAGCTGGCCCTCGGCTGCGCCCTCGCGGTCGGCGTCCACCTGGTCGCCCAGGACCAGTTGTCCGCCGGCACCCTGGTCGCCTTCCTGTCCACCGCGCTCTCGCTGCGCTGGCCGGTCGAGTCGCTGGGCTGGCTGCTCGCCTACGCCAACGAGGCCGCCACCGCCACCGACCGCTTCTTCGAGGTGCTGGACGAGCCCGAGGCGGAGGCCGACGGGTCCCCCGCCGGCCTCCCCGCAGGTTCCGCCGACACCCAGGACGGCATCCGGCTGACCGGCGTCCGCTTCCGCTACCCCGACGCCCCGGCCGGCACCCCCGACCTGCTCCGCGGCGTCGACCTGCACATCCGCAGCGGCGAGACGATGGCCCTGGTCGGTGCCACCGGCAGCGGCAAGACCACGCTCACCGCGCTGCTCCCGCGCCTCTACGAGGCCACCGGCGGCAGCATCACCCTCGACGGCCGGGACATCCGCGAGTTCGACCGCACCCGGCTGCGCGAGCTGGTCGCGGTCGCCTTCGAGGAGCCCACCCTGTTCTCCGCCACCGTCCGGGAGAACGTGCTGATGGGCGCCCCCGGCGCGGACGACGAGCGGCTGCGCACCGCGCTCGCCACCGCCCAGGCCGGCTTCGTCGAGAAGCTGCCGGAGGGCGTCGCCACCGAGGTCGGCGAGCAGGGCCTCAGCCTGTCCGGCGGCCAGCGCCAGCGGCTCGCGCTGGCCCGGGCCGTGGTCGGCGACCCGGCCTTCCTGGTGCTCGACGACCCGCTGTCGGCGCTGGACGTGCACACCGAGGCCCTGGTCGAGCGCGCCCTGCGCCAGGTCCTCGCCGCCACCACCGCTCTGGTGGTCGCGCACCGGCCGAGCACCGTCCTGCTCGCCGACCGGGTCGCCGTCCTCGCCGAGGGCCGGATCGAGGCCGTCGGCACCCACCAGGAGCTGCTCCGCGACTCGGCGCGCTACCGCGAACTGATGTCGGGCGAGGCCGCCCTCGTCCCCGAGGGGAGCACCGCCCGATGA